A section of the Burkholderia mallei ATCC 23344 genome encodes:
- a CDS encoding GNAT family N-acetyltransferase, producing the protein MRELPTPTLPFASLPLDLPRRRLPRAAETVTAEFRLRAAWARTEDELREAQRLRHSVFAEEMGAHVSGPAGLDVDPFDPYCDHLLVRDLDTLKVVGTYRVLPPHQAARVGRLYAEGEFDLSRLTHLRSKMVEVGRSCVHRDYRSGAVIMALWGGLGTYMLQNGYETMLGCASVSMADGGHYAANLYQSLGDALTAPEYRAFPHTPLPVDELQTGAKVAPPPLIKGYLRLGAKICGAPAWDPDFNCADFLTLFRLSDINARYARHFLSDPLPR; encoded by the coding sequence ATGCGAGAACTGCCGACGCCTACGCTCCCTTTTGCCTCGCTGCCTCTTGACCTGCCGCGCCGCCGGTTGCCGCGCGCGGCCGAGACGGTCACCGCCGAGTTCCGCTTGCGTGCCGCATGGGCGCGCACCGAAGACGAGTTGCGCGAAGCGCAGCGGCTGCGCCACAGTGTGTTCGCCGAGGAAATGGGCGCGCACGTGAGCGGCCCGGCGGGCCTCGACGTCGATCCGTTCGACCCGTACTGCGATCACCTGCTCGTGCGCGATCTCGACACGCTGAAGGTCGTCGGCACCTATCGCGTGCTGCCGCCGCATCAGGCGGCGCGTGTCGGCCGCCTGTACGCGGAGGGCGAGTTCGATCTGTCTCGCCTGACGCATCTGCGCTCGAAGATGGTCGAAGTCGGCCGCTCGTGCGTGCATCGCGATTATCGCAGCGGCGCCGTCATCATGGCGCTGTGGGGCGGCCTCGGCACCTACATGCTGCAAAACGGCTATGAGACGATGCTCGGTTGCGCGAGCGTGTCGATGGCCGACGGCGGCCATTACGCGGCGAATCTGTATCAATCGCTCGGCGACGCGCTGACGGCGCCCGAGTACCGCGCGTTCCCGCACACGCCGCTGCCCGTCGACGAGTTGCAGACCGGCGCGAAGGTCGCGCCGCCGCCGCTCATCAAGGGTTATCTGCGGCTCGGCGCGAAGATCTGCGGCGCACCCGCGTGGGATCCCGACTTCAATTGCGCGGATTTTCTCACGCTGTTCCGCCTGTCGGACATCAATGCCCGCTACGCGCGCCACTTCCTGAGCGATCCGCTGCCGCGCTGA
- a CDS encoding phosphatase PAP2 family protein produces MPNCADIAAADHARRRALAMRRYRAGAALCAAVALVDAVWLHAGGYALQWSGVAVAARAIAVCAAFSLVLRGVARVPRYASVAARFRYGEAARTFAWLALLAAFVAAAGILSYLCVTLKPPLIDGALIRLDARLGFDWPAVYERIRAHPALQRALAFAYDSAQWQLIGIPVWLGLTRRDDDLSEFIALFMLTSVTVLLISTPFPAASAFLHFRVADPIALAGVSDFVRLRDGTLRVIDPAALQGMVSMPSFHTVLGVLFAYALRRGRVVAPLALLFNGWMIASTPTQGGHYFVDVLAGLLVACAAIAALRYAADARAGTGDTARSGRPRQSMAGPAADGEAAFSARAARASRPSGDA; encoded by the coding sequence ATGCCGAATTGCGCCGACATTGCCGCCGCCGACCATGCCCGCCGCCGCGCGCTCGCGATGCGCCGCTATCGTGCCGGCGCGGCGTTGTGCGCGGCGGTGGCGCTCGTCGACGCCGTGTGGCTGCACGCGGGCGGCTATGCGTTGCAATGGTCCGGCGTGGCCGTGGCCGCGCGGGCGATCGCCGTCTGCGCGGCGTTCTCGCTCGTATTGCGCGGCGTCGCACGCGTGCCGCGCTACGCGAGCGTCGCGGCACGTTTTCGCTACGGTGAGGCCGCTCGCACGTTCGCATGGCTGGCGCTGCTGGCGGCGTTCGTCGCGGCGGCGGGCATCCTGTCCTACCTGTGCGTGACATTGAAGCCGCCGTTGATCGACGGTGCGCTGATTCGGCTCGACGCCCGCCTCGGCTTCGACTGGCCCGCCGTCTACGAGCGGATTCGCGCGCATCCGGCGCTGCAGCGCGCGCTCGCGTTCGCGTACGACAGCGCGCAATGGCAGTTGATCGGGATACCGGTCTGGCTGGGCTTGACGAGGCGCGACGACGACCTGTCCGAGTTCATCGCGCTTTTCATGCTGACGAGCGTGACGGTGCTGCTGATTTCGACGCCGTTTCCGGCGGCGAGCGCGTTCCTGCATTTCCGGGTGGCCGATCCGATCGCGCTCGCCGGCGTGAGCGATTTCGTGCGATTGCGCGACGGGACGCTGCGCGTGATCGATCCGGCCGCGCTGCAAGGCATGGTATCGATGCCATCGTTCCATACGGTGCTCGGCGTGCTGTTCGCGTATGCGTTGCGGCGCGGGCGTGTCGTCGCGCCGCTCGCGCTGCTGTTCAACGGCTGGATGATCGCGTCGACGCCGACGCAGGGCGGTCATTACTTCGTCGACGTGCTCGCCGGCCTGCTCGTTGCGTGTGCGGCGATCGCCGCGCTGCGCTACGCGGCCGATGCGCGCGCGGGAACCGGCGACACCGCGCGCTCCGGCCGGCCGCGGCAGTCGATGGCGGGGCCGGCGGCGGACGGCGAGGCGGCGTTTTCGGCGCGCGCCGCGCGCGCATCGCGGCCGAGCGGCGACGCGTGA
- the ppk1 gene encoding polyphosphate kinase 1: protein MSLRYPLLNRELGILGFNERVLAQAADPHVPLLERLRFICITSSNLDEFFEVRMAGLQEQMRDNPGALAPDGMSLQHVYDLVVERAQRLVHRQYTMLHETILPALEQEGIYFHGTETWSDAQIEWARRYFFDELLPVLTPIGLDPAHPFPRVLNKSLNFVIELEGRDAFGRQAVMGIVQAPRALPRLVRMPHALSGFQHGFVLLSSLMQRFVGELFPKLVVKSCNQFRITRNSELFVDEDEITNLRVALQGELPARHLGNAVRLEVSADTPAHLVRRLLDESGLTEKDCYRVDGPVNLVRLMQLPDLVDLPELKFTPFLPAISPAIANAPSMFDAIDHGDILLHHPYESFQPVLELLQQAAQDPSVVAIKQTIYRTGTDSPLMDALMEAARNGKEVTVVVELLARFDEETNINWAAQLESVGAHVVYGVVGHKCHAKMMLIVRRVTQGGKSVLRRYVHLGTGNYHPRTARLYTDFGLMTSEPTICEDVHHVFQQLTGIGGELKLHEMWQSPFTLHPRLMEHIRAEAGNARAGKRARIVAKMNALLEPTVIAELYEASQAGVKIDLIVRGVCALQPGVPGLSENITVRSIVGRFLEHHRIYYFHANGEELVYLSSADWMDRNLFRRVEVAFPVRERKLKRRVIAEGLSVFLGDNQSAWLMQSDGHYRRRRAGKAPRNAQLGLLAKFC, encoded by the coding sequence ATGTCCCTCCGTTATCCGCTCCTGAATCGCGAACTCGGCATCCTGGGCTTCAACGAGCGCGTGCTCGCCCAAGCCGCCGATCCGCACGTCCCCCTCCTCGAGCGTCTGCGCTTCATCTGCATCACGAGCAGCAACCTCGACGAATTCTTCGAAGTCCGGATGGCCGGGCTGCAAGAGCAGATGCGCGACAATCCGGGGGCGCTCGCGCCGGACGGCATGTCGCTGCAGCACGTGTACGATCTCGTCGTCGAGCGCGCGCAGCGGCTCGTGCACCGGCAATATACGATGCTGCACGAAACGATCCTGCCCGCGCTCGAGCAGGAAGGCATCTATTTCCACGGCACCGAGACATGGAGTGACGCGCAGATCGAATGGGCGCGCCGCTACTTCTTCGACGAGCTGCTGCCCGTTCTCACGCCGATCGGGCTCGACCCCGCGCACCCGTTCCCGCGCGTGCTGAACAAGAGCCTGAACTTCGTGATCGAGCTCGAGGGCCGCGACGCGTTCGGCCGCCAGGCGGTGATGGGCATCGTGCAGGCGCCGCGCGCGCTGCCGCGCCTCGTGCGCATGCCGCACGCGCTGTCGGGTTTCCAGCACGGCTTCGTGCTGCTGAGCTCGCTGATGCAGCGCTTCGTCGGCGAGCTGTTTCCCAAACTCGTCGTGAAGAGCTGCAACCAGTTTCGGATCACGCGCAACAGCGAGCTCTTCGTCGACGAAGACGAAATCACGAACCTGCGCGTCGCGCTGCAGGGCGAGCTGCCCGCGCGCCATCTCGGCAACGCGGTGCGGCTCGAGGTGTCGGCCGACACGCCTGCGCATCTCGTGCGGCGCCTGCTCGACGAAAGCGGCCTGACCGAGAAGGACTGCTATCGCGTCGACGGCCCCGTCAATCTCGTGCGGCTGATGCAGTTGCCGGATCTCGTCGATCTGCCCGAGCTGAAGTTCACGCCGTTCCTGCCGGCGATCTCGCCCGCGATCGCGAACGCGCCGTCGATGTTCGACGCGATCGATCACGGCGACATCCTGCTGCACCATCCGTACGAGAGCTTCCAGCCGGTGCTCGAGCTGCTGCAGCAGGCCGCGCAGGATCCGAGCGTCGTCGCGATCAAGCAGACGATCTACCGCACCGGCACCGATTCGCCGCTGATGGATGCGCTGATGGAAGCGGCGCGCAACGGCAAGGAGGTGACGGTCGTCGTCGAGCTGCTCGCGCGCTTCGACGAGGAGACGAACATCAACTGGGCCGCGCAGCTCGAATCGGTGGGCGCGCACGTCGTGTACGGCGTCGTCGGCCACAAGTGCCACGCGAAGATGATGCTGATCGTGCGCCGCGTGACGCAGGGCGGCAAGTCCGTGCTGCGCCGCTACGTGCATCTCGGCACCGGCAACTATCACCCGCGCACCGCGCGCCTTTACACCGACTTCGGCTTGATGACGTCCGAGCCCACGATCTGCGAGGACGTGCATCACGTGTTCCAGCAACTGACGGGCATCGGCGGCGAGCTGAAGCTGCACGAGATGTGGCAATCGCCGTTCACGCTGCACCCGCGGCTCATGGAGCACATCCGCGCGGAAGCCGGGAACGCGCGCGCGGGCAAGCGCGCGCGGATCGTCGCGAAGATGAACGCGCTGCTCGAGCCGACCGTGATCGCCGAGCTCTACGAGGCGTCGCAAGCCGGCGTGAAAATCGATCTGATCGTGCGCGGCGTCTGCGCATTGCAGCCCGGCGTGCCGGGGCTGTCGGAGAACATCACGGTGCGCTCGATCGTCGGGCGCTTTCTCGAGCACCACCGGATCTACTACTTTCACGCGAACGGCGAAGAACTCGTCTATCTGTCGAGCGCCGACTGGATGGATCGCAATCTGTTCAGGCGCGTCGAAGTCGCGTTCCCCGTGCGCGAGCGCAAGCTGAAGCGCCGCGTGATCGCCGAGGGGCTGTCGGTGTTCCTCGGCGACAATCAATCCGCGTGGCTCATGCAAAGCGACGGTCACTATCGCCGCCGCCGCGCAGGCAAGGCGCCGCGCAACGCGCAGCTCGGGCTGCTCGCGAAATTCTGCTGA
- a CDS encoding DUF2778 domain-containing protein — MPAQCFFTLNGQRVSNLTCAGFGGVMAFSGNKQFVDKPDATAVANAGPIPKGRYYIVKRDTGGRLGPIRDLALDLWSNSDRSTWFALYRADAKIDDETYVNGVKRSAFRLHPNGRWGVSDGCITVTTQVQFDQLRAYLMKQPTAKIPGTDIEYYGTVDVR, encoded by the coding sequence ATGCCTGCCCAATGCTTCTTCACGCTCAATGGTCAACGCGTTTCCAATCTCACCTGCGCCGGCTTCGGTGGTGTGATGGCGTTCTCGGGCAATAAGCAGTTCGTCGACAAGCCCGATGCAACGGCCGTCGCCAACGCTGGACCGATCCCCAAGGGCCGCTATTACATCGTGAAGCGCGACACGGGCGGCCGACTCGGGCCAATTCGCGATCTCGCACTGGATCTGTGGTCAAACAGCGACCGCTCGACATGGTTCGCGCTTTACCGCGCCGACGCCAAAATCGATGACGAGACCTACGTGAACGGCGTTAAGCGCAGCGCATTTCGTCTGCACCCAAATGGTCGATGGGGGGTGAGCGACGGCTGCATCACGGTCACGACGCAGGTGCAGTTCGACCAGCTACGTGCGTATCTCATGAAACAGCCGACCGCGAAGATCCCCGGAACCGACATCGAGTATTACGGCACGGTGGACGTCCGATGA
- the phoU gene encoding phosphate signaling complex protein PhoU — translation MSDKHLSSQFDADLNAVSSKVLEMGGLVEAQITEAMYALNEFDRAAAERVIEAEDRLNHMEVEIDEECGNIIARRQPAARDLRLLMSISKTITNLERAGDEAEKIAKRVRRLVDEPAARGVNIAEIKVSGDMAVTILRRALDAFARLDTVSAAQIVKDDKEIDQEFRAFVRKLVSYMQEDPRMISVGLDYLFIAKAIERIGDHAKNIAEFIIYIVKGTDVRHQPRDLLDREANS, via the coding sequence ATGTCGGATAAACATCTGTCGAGCCAGTTCGACGCCGATCTCAACGCGGTGTCGTCGAAGGTGCTCGAAATGGGCGGTCTCGTCGAAGCGCAGATCACCGAAGCGATGTATGCGCTCAACGAGTTCGACCGCGCCGCGGCCGAGCGCGTGATCGAAGCGGAGGATCGCCTCAATCACATGGAAGTCGAGATCGACGAGGAGTGCGGCAACATCATCGCGCGCCGGCAACCGGCCGCGCGCGACCTGCGTCTGCTGATGTCGATTTCGAAGACGATCACGAACCTCGAGCGCGCGGGCGACGAGGCCGAGAAGATCGCCAAGCGCGTGCGGCGCCTCGTCGACGAGCCGGCCGCGCGCGGCGTGAACATCGCCGAGATCAAGGTGTCGGGCGACATGGCCGTCACGATCCTGCGCCGCGCGCTCGACGCGTTCGCGCGCCTCGACACCGTCTCCGCCGCGCAGATCGTCAAGGACGACAAGGAAATCGACCAGGAATTCCGCGCGTTCGTGCGCAAGCTCGTGTCGTACATGCAGGAAGATCCGCGGATGATTTCGGTCGGCCTCGATTATCTGTTCATCGCGAAGGCGATCGAGCGGATCGGCGATCACGCGAAGAACATCGCCGAATTCATCATCTACATCGTGAAGGGCACCGACGTGCGGCACCAGCCGCGCGACCTGCTCGACCGCGAAGCCAACAGCTAA
- a CDS encoding lipoprotein → MTRIVIIALVAAVLAGCASDPRQGRRGTPPQDPPDYQGVPTDMTPPSMLGEPGTGGTAATPAK, encoded by the coding sequence ATGACTCGCATTGTCATCATCGCGCTCGTGGCGGCCGTGCTCGCCGGTTGCGCGAGCGATCCCAGGCAGGGCCGCCGCGGCACGCCGCCGCAAGATCCGCCCGACTATCAGGGCGTGCCGACCGACATGACGCCGCCGTCGATGCTCGGCGAGCCCGGCACGGGCGGGACTGCCGCGACGCCCGCGAAATAG
- the sixA gene encoding phosphohistidine phosphatase SixA, with protein MNLILWRHAEAEDYAGTDLARQLTARGRKDAQAVAKWLRARIERHATVLASPAARTVQTAKALTDHYRTANELAPGCDVGDVLAAAGWPDGIAPTVVVVGHQPTLGSVAAHLLAGSHESWSVKKGGLLWLSSRTREGNGQTVLRAAISPDLV; from the coding sequence ATGAACCTGATTCTTTGGCGCCATGCCGAAGCCGAAGACTATGCGGGCACCGATCTCGCGCGCCAGTTGACCGCGCGCGGCCGCAAGGACGCGCAGGCCGTCGCGAAGTGGTTGCGCGCACGCATCGAGCGTCACGCAACGGTGCTCGCGAGCCCCGCCGCGCGCACCGTGCAGACGGCCAAGGCGTTGACGGATCACTATCGAACCGCGAACGAGCTTGCGCCGGGCTGCGACGTCGGCGACGTGCTCGCCGCGGCCGGCTGGCCGGACGGAATCGCGCCGACGGTCGTCGTCGTCGGGCATCAGCCGACGCTCGGTAGCGTGGCCGCGCATCTGCTCGCCGGGTCGCACGAGAGCTGGAGCGTCAAGAAGGGCGGGTTGCTGTGGCTGTCGAGCCGCACGCGCGAGGGGAATGGGCAGACCGTCCTGCGCGCGGCCATTTCGCCCGATTTAGTTTGA
- the phoR gene encoding phosphate regulon sensor histidine kinase PhoR: MNIIWARFLVSLVLLALVSVIIGAIAGPVPGLVFALAMLVVQGFVSTFHTQRLWRLLDAPVYGEVPSAPGIWGEIYYRLHKLAKQWHAQVRQVEQQHSRFIQAIQASPNGVAMLDDRDQIEWCNAIAEVHFGLDAKRDLRQHVTHLVRHPDFVRYLNGQHYDETLVMRGMGGNRQNVLAVQVFPYGENRKLLLTQDITELERTDAMRRDFVANVSHELKTPLTVLSGFLETMRELPLSDDERARYLELMEQQASRMRHIVTDLLVLAKLEGESKPPADRAVDMRTVLDHLRDDAQTLSGGHHEITFKVDETLAVTGAQTEIFSALGNLVTNAIRYTPEGGTIRVEWRRDGAQAVFSVTDSGLGIPAAELPRLTERFYRVDRSRSRDTGGTGLGLAIVKHVLQRHDAQLSIQSEEGRGSTFTARFPAHRTISRRHAA; encoded by the coding sequence ATGAACATCATCTGGGCGCGCTTTCTGGTGTCGCTCGTGCTGCTCGCGCTCGTGAGCGTGATCATCGGCGCAATCGCGGGCCCCGTGCCGGGTCTCGTCTTCGCGCTCGCGATGCTCGTCGTGCAGGGTTTCGTCAGCACCTTCCACACGCAGCGCCTCTGGCGCCTGCTCGATGCGCCCGTCTACGGCGAAGTGCCGAGCGCGCCGGGCATCTGGGGCGAGATCTACTATCGGCTGCACAAACTCGCGAAGCAGTGGCACGCGCAGGTGCGCCAGGTCGAGCAGCAGCACTCGCGTTTCATCCAGGCGATCCAGGCGTCGCCGAACGGCGTCGCGATGCTCGACGATCGCGATCAGATCGAGTGGTGCAACGCGATCGCCGAGGTGCACTTCGGGCTCGACGCGAAGCGCGACCTGCGCCAGCACGTCACGCATCTCGTGCGCCATCCGGATTTCGTCCGCTATCTGAACGGCCAGCATTACGACGAAACGCTCGTGATGCGCGGCATGGGCGGCAATCGGCAGAACGTGCTTGCCGTGCAGGTGTTTCCGTACGGCGAGAACCGCAAGCTGCTGCTCACGCAGGATATCACCGAGCTCGAGCGCACCGATGCGATGCGGCGCGACTTCGTCGCGAACGTGTCGCACGAACTGAAGACGCCGCTTACCGTGCTGTCGGGCTTTCTCGAGACGATGCGCGAGTTGCCGCTGTCGGACGACGAGCGCGCGCGCTACCTCGAACTGATGGAGCAGCAGGCGTCGCGGATGCGGCACATCGTCACCGATCTGCTCGTGCTCGCGAAGCTCGAGGGCGAAAGCAAGCCGCCCGCCGATCGCGCGGTCGACATGCGCACGGTGCTCGACCATCTGCGGGACGATGCGCAGACGCTATCGGGCGGCCATCACGAGATCACGTTCAAGGTTGACGAGACGCTCGCGGTGACGGGCGCGCAGACCGAGATCTTCAGCGCGCTCGGCAACCTCGTGACGAATGCGATCCGCTATACGCCGGAGGGCGGGACGATCCGCGTCGAATGGCGGCGCGACGGCGCGCAGGCGGTGTTCTCGGTCACCGATAGCGGGCTCGGCATTCCGGCCGCCGAACTGCCGCGGCTCACCGAGCGGTTCTATCGCGTCGACCGCAGCCGCTCGCGCGACACGGGCGGCACGGGGCTCGGGCTCGCGATCGTCAAGCATGTGTTGCAACGGCACGATGCGCAACTGTCGATCCAGAGCGAGGAGGGGCGCGGCAGCACGTTTACCGCGCGTTTTCCCGCGCATCGGACGATCAGCCGGAGGCACGCGGCGTGA
- the ppx gene encoding exopolyphosphatase yields the protein MVTSPHLLAAVDLGSNSFRLIVGRVEETPAGSQIYPVDALREPVRLAAGLSRDKMLDRASQERGWEALKRFGERLRDFHPDHVRAVATNTLRVAKNAGEFLAEAQAALGFPIEVIAGREEARLIYAGAAHSVPANAGKRLVVDIGGGSTEFIIGQHYTPLVMESLYIGCVSHSRAFFPAGNVDEYTMRQAELAAKREIQIISGEYKKAGWDQAIGSSGTARALAELVEANGFNDAGVSHGISRGGLERLKRALIKAENVNRLKLVALKPDRVPVLAGGLSIMLAVFEELGVDYVDTTDGALRLGVLYDLLGRTQHEDMRAVTVDGFTRRYGVDRAQAARIGALAARFYDQLDEPEGEDRDESRTFLGWAAALHEIGLSISHSAYHKHSAYIASNADMPGFSRTDQARLAALVLGHAGKLGKLSQSREVEWPLLFCLRLAALLCRRRNDAGLPDINVAQMKKGGYEVHLPSAWVQQNPLTDYSLSQEAAEWEKVGIPYRVVYTDA from the coding sequence ATGGTTACATCCCCGCATCTACTGGCTGCCGTCGATCTCGGCTCGAACAGCTTCCGGCTCATCGTCGGGCGCGTCGAGGAGACGCCCGCCGGCAGCCAGATCTATCCCGTCGACGCGCTGCGCGAACCCGTGCGGCTCGCCGCCGGCCTGTCCCGCGACAAGATGCTCGATCGCGCGTCGCAGGAGCGCGGCTGGGAAGCGCTCAAGCGTTTCGGCGAGCGGCTGCGCGATTTCCACCCGGATCACGTGCGCGCGGTCGCGACGAACACGCTGCGCGTCGCGAAGAACGCCGGGGAGTTTCTCGCCGAGGCGCAGGCGGCGCTCGGCTTTCCGATCGAAGTGATCGCGGGCCGCGAGGAAGCGCGCCTCATTTACGCGGGCGCCGCGCACTCGGTGCCGGCGAACGCCGGCAAGCGGCTCGTCGTCGACATCGGCGGCGGCTCGACCGAATTCATCATCGGCCAGCATTACACGCCGCTCGTGATGGAGAGCCTCTACATCGGCTGCGTGAGCCACAGCCGCGCGTTCTTTCCGGCCGGCAACGTCGACGAATACACGATGCGCCAGGCCGAACTCGCCGCGAAGCGCGAGATCCAGATCATCTCCGGCGAATACAAGAAGGCGGGGTGGGATCAGGCGATCGGCTCGTCCGGCACCGCGCGCGCGCTCGCGGAACTCGTCGAGGCGAACGGCTTCAACGACGCGGGCGTGTCGCACGGCATCTCGCGCGGCGGCCTCGAGCGCCTGAAGCGCGCGCTCATCAAGGCCGAGAACGTGAACCGCCTGAAGCTCGTCGCGCTGAAGCCCGATCGCGTGCCGGTGCTCGCGGGCGGGCTGTCGATCATGCTCGCGGTGTTCGAGGAACTCGGCGTCGACTACGTCGACACGACGGACGGCGCGCTGCGCCTGGGCGTGCTGTACGACCTGCTCGGCCGCACGCAGCACGAGGACATGCGCGCGGTGACGGTCGACGGCTTCACGCGCCGCTATGGCGTCGATCGCGCGCAGGCCGCGCGTATCGGCGCGCTTGCCGCGCGCTTTTACGATCAGCTCGACGAGCCCGAGGGCGAGGATCGCGACGAGAGCCGCACCTTCCTCGGCTGGGCGGCCGCGCTGCACGAGATCGGGCTGTCGATTTCGCACAGCGCGTACCACAAGCATTCCGCCTACATCGCGAGCAATGCGGACATGCCGGGGTTCTCGCGCACCGATCAGGCGCGGCTCGCCGCGCTCGTGCTCGGGCATGCGGGCAAGCTCGGCAAGCTGTCGCAATCGCGCGAGGTCGAATGGCCGCTGCTGTTCTGCCTGCGCCTTGCCGCGCTGCTGTGCCGGCGCCGCAACGACGCCGGCCTGCCCGACATCAACGTCGCGCAGATGAAAAAGGGCGGCTACGAAGTGCACCTGCCGAGCGCGTGGGTCCAGCAGAATCCGCTCACCGACTACAGCCTCAGCCAGGAAGCCGCCGAGTGGGAAAAGGTCGGCATTCCGTATCGCGTCGTCTATACGGACGCGTAA
- the phoB gene encoding phosphate regulon transcriptional regulator PhoB, with the protein MPSNILVIEDEPAISELISVNLQHAGHCPIRAYNAEQAQSLISDVLPDLVLLDWMLPGKSGIAFARDLRNNERTKHIPIIMLTARGDEQDKVLGLEIGADDYVTKPFSPKELMARIKAVLRRRAPQLTEDVVSINGLRLDPATHRVAAQSDGSEIKLDLGPTEFRLLHFFMTHPERVHSRTQLLDQVWGDHVFVEERTVDVHIKRLRAALKPAGCDAMIETVRGSGYRLAKHA; encoded by the coding sequence ATGCCCAGCAACATTCTCGTCATCGAAGATGAACCCGCGATTTCCGAATTGATTTCGGTGAATCTTCAGCACGCGGGTCACTGCCCGATTCGCGCTTACAACGCGGAGCAGGCGCAGAGCCTGATCAGCGACGTGCTGCCCGATCTGGTGCTGCTCGACTGGATGCTGCCGGGCAAATCGGGCATCGCGTTCGCGCGCGACCTGCGCAACAACGAGCGCACGAAGCACATTCCGATCATCATGCTGACCGCGCGCGGCGACGAGCAGGACAAGGTCCTCGGCCTCGAGATCGGCGCGGACGATTACGTGACGAAGCCGTTCTCGCCGAAGGAACTGATGGCGCGGATCAAGGCGGTGCTGCGCCGCCGCGCGCCGCAACTGACCGAGGACGTCGTGTCGATCAACGGGCTGCGGCTCGATCCGGCGACGCATCGCGTCGCCGCGCAGTCGGACGGCAGCGAGATCAAGCTCGATCTCGGCCCAACCGAGTTCCGCCTGCTGCACTTCTTCATGACCCATCCGGAGCGCGTGCACAGCCGCACGCAACTGCTCGATCAGGTCTGGGGCGACCATGTGTTCGTCGAGGAGCGCACGGTCGACGTGCACATCAAGCGGCTGCGCGCCGCGCTCAAGCCCGCCGGCTGCGATGCTATGATCGAAACCGTGCGCGGCAGCGGCTACCGGCTCGCGAAACACGCGTAA